One Cucumis sativus cultivar 9930 chromosome 1, Cucumber_9930_V3, whole genome shotgun sequence DNA segment encodes these proteins:
- the LOC101221492 gene encoding sialyltransferase-like protein 2 yields the protein MKLLHFAFLLALASGFTAILIYINGVSNLYGNYQLSDEDFEALQSLQGNFQKCVSANGLGLQAEGGDDYCLVTMRFPQDTIPKWKDPKTGDLEGLSYEFNLCEAVAIWEQVRNSTTILTREYIDGLPNGWEEYAWRRINKGVLLNRCVNKTLCMEKLSLVLPETPPYVPKQYGRCAVVGNSGDLLKTKFGEEIDGFDVVIRENGAPIQNYTDHVGKKSTFRLLNRGSAKALDKVVELDETRREVLLVKTTIHDIMNKMIKEVPIKNPVYLMLGASFGSAAKGTGLKALEFALSICDSVDMYGFTVDPGYKEWTRYFSESRQGHTPLHGRAYYQMMECLGLVKIHSPMRPNPRRVVKWVPSQKMVNAARVASEKRLRKVGAGSRDPLAACSIIKMQSRSTPISISSLRKPAADHQKYVRGTTMYPLEHNPGRGLLCTVPPS from the exons ATGAAGCTGTTGCATTTCGCCTTTTTGCTTGCTTTAGCTTCTGGATTTACCGCTATACTCATCTACATTAACGGTGTTTCTAACCTAT ATGGCAATTATCAACTTTCCGACGAGGATTTTGAAGCTCTGCAATCTCTTCAGGGCAATTTCCAGAAGTGTGTG AGTGCGAATGGATTGGGTTTACAAGCTGAAGGTGGTGATGATTATTGCCTAGTTACAATGAGGTTTCCTCAAGATACTATTCCCAAATGG AAAGACCCTAAAACTGGTGATCTTGAAGGCTTATCATATGAATTTAATCTTTGCGAAGCTGTGGCAATTTGGGAACAG GTGCGGAACAGTACCACCATACTGACCAGGGAGTACATTGATGGCTTGCCAAATGGATGGGAGGAGTATGCTTGGCGTAGGATTAACAAGGGAGTACTTCT TAATCGTTGCGTGAATAAAACATTGTGCATGGAGAAACTTTCCCTAGTACTTCCTGAAACACCACCATATGTACCAAAACAGTATGGTCGTTGTGCTGTTGTGGGAAATTCTGGAGATCTCTTGAAAACCAAATTTGGGGAGGAAATAGATGGTTTTGATGTTGTTATCAGGGAAAATGGGGCCCCTATCCAG AACTATACTGACCATGTGGGTAAAAAGAGCACCTTTCGTCTTCTTAATAGAGGATCTGCGAAAGCTCTGGATAAAGTCGTGGAGTTAGATG AAACAAGAAGGGAGGTTTTGTTGGTTAAAACAACAATTCATGACATCATGAACAAGATGATTAAG GAGGTTCCAATAAAAAATCCTGTCTATCTCATGCTTGGTGCTTCATTTGGTTCTGCTGCAAAAGGAACTGGGCTCAAGGCTCTTGAGTTTGCTCTCTCTATATGTGACTCTGTAGATATGTATGGTTTCACTGTTGATCCTGGTTATAAAGAATG GACAAGATACTTTTCAGAATCTCGACAAGGTCATACACCTCTTCATGGTAGGGCGTATTACCAGATGATGGAATGTTTGGGT CTTGTCAAAATCCATTCTCCAATGCGACCTAACCCTCGCCGGGTGGTGAAGTGGGTACCAAGCCAAAAGATGGTTAATGCTGCTAGAGTTGCATCTGAGAAACGATTGAG GAAGGTTGGAGCTGGTTCTAGAGACCCATTGGCTGCATGTTCCATCATAAAAATGCAAAGCAGAAGTACGCCAATATCAATTTCAAGCTTACGCAAACCTGCCGCTGACCATCAAAAATATGTGAGAGGCACAACCATGTATCCTTTGGAGCATAATCCTGGTCGTGGCCTTCTTTGCACAGTGCCACCAAGTTGA